In Rosa rugosa chromosome 4, drRosRugo1.1, whole genome shotgun sequence, the genomic stretch GCTAATAGTATTCGTCAACTTAAGTTCTAGATCACCTACCATTCCTGATCAGTTAGCATTTCATCTGACAATCCAAACTCTCTTAGCTCTTCTTCTTCGTGGTGCACTGACAAACTGTACCTGCAAATATTCACAGAGATTGATCTTCCAGTTAGTAACTTTTATATATCGGTTGACAGAGGCTACAATCATCTAGGGATCCGTGGCGCAATGGTAGCGCGTCTGACTCCAGATCAGAAGGTTGCGTGTTCGATTCACGTCGGGTTCAAATCCTAATTCAGTtcccacatttttttttttggcacatATTTTTCTATCAAATGCTACTGATGATCCTGTATGTTTAGTAAGTAGAAAAACAAGTACCTTCCACCATAGCCTCGTTCCATAACCACCATGCTTCCATTACTAAAGTTGTTCAGTCTCTCATACTGCTCCACTGTCCATTTATACCATCTCATCAGAAACACCCTCAGAGTTAAGCCATGTGAAACTATCACCAAGTTGATGTTTGGGTTTCTCTGCCCTGGTGGCTGAAACCGTCCCACGTCAATATCCGATTTCAGTGTTTCTCTGAATCCTGAAATTACAACAGTATAATGCTTCAATTTCTCAATACCATTTGTCCTAATAAACTCAATGTGAAAGTTGAAGAGAAACCATACCTGTGATTCTGTCATAAACATCAGCTGCAGATTCCCCATTAGGAAACCGGTAAAAGAATCGACCATATCGCATACGGATAGCTTTCTCCACTCTCATCTTCTCCCTATCCTGAAAATTCCCTTTTGATACAGATGCATGTGTAGCAAAACCAAAATAAGTTAAACTTCTCTTATTAAATGCACATGTAGAACACagttcaaaacaaaaaatttctaTCTTGCTAAACAACTTAACATGTTATGTTGTCAAACTATCAATCTAAACGTGACATTTTAGTGCTACATTAACAATCTAGCAAGATAACACCATATTAACATCGGCCTAGAGAGAGAATAATAAACTTAACATGCTTCATTGGGCTTAAATGACATGCACTTACCAAAATCTTGCTCTCTTAAGCGAGGCTCTTCTCTCATGCCAGCAATTCTTGAGCGCTCAAATGATTTCCCTAAACCCTTGAGTGTGTCAACTGCTCTTTTATAAGGAGAAACATAAAAATAGACCTTCCAATTATGCACTTGGTCTTCCTCAATCATCTCCCTGATCCTCCTCCCACATTTCTCAGCATCTGTCACACCTTTCTCTGTCAATCCAATCTTTGGATCAGAAACTCTTGTGTAAACTCCCTCATCCACATTTCCTTCACTCTGCCCGTGCCGAACCAGAATTATCCGCCGAGGCCTTGGAGGTGGAGTTTTAGTTTTACTGGTACTAGTACCTGATTCTTTATGAGAGTAATGCTTTTGAGGAAAACCAGCAAACCCATTACCATAATGTTCAATAGTATCCCTGGGGATTGCACGGGCTTGGATTATATTAAAATCATAGACCCTTTGTTGAGAAACTTGGATAGGTGAAGAAAGAGTTGCATTTTTGGGGAAGCAAGAAATGTAAAACGAGGAAGCAGAAAAGCATGGATGAGTCATTGCCATGAGTAGAACTCACCATTAGTTTGAACTACTTCTagtcatatatatatgcatctGCAGTATGGTCCAAGATGGAGGGCTACTTGAGCCTGCCTCAGTTTCAAAGAGAAATACAGCTCCAATTTTCTTGTTGGAGCTTTTATGTACATGCACCACCATATATCAAATGTCAATTCAAATCAAGTGCTCTTGGTGTATGAGTTGGTTTGAACTTTATCTGATTGGTATGTTTTAGTGGTGAAAAACGGAGGAGGGGTCctttttgtctaatttttgTTGGGTTGTGAATCTTGTGAGTAGTTCATTGGTTTGGACAGAAGGGCATGAACTGAACGATGGAAATGGAGTTAGGTGCTTCCCTCCCGGGCCAAGATTTTTGTCCTAACTAGAGGGGACCTATTCTGCATAGTACCTTTGGGTCCCAATTGATGTGTCTTCTGGGATGAGTTGTTGAATGAGCTGAGCATAAAGAAAAGTATATATCCCATTTGATTCTTGGAAAAGTCAGGGTGAAGTATATATTTGTTGGTGACTAGATTAGAATCAAATTGGAATATTGATATCAGTCTGGTTAATCTGCATGGTTTTGAAGGTAAGAGAAGACAGGGTTGGTGATATATGGATCTGTGTATTTATTGGGTTTCAGTTGGGACTTGGTTTTGAGACTCTTGCACAACATGCATATCTTGATAGGAATAAGGAAAAGTGGCTGAACCTTCTAATTTTTATCATTACTAGATGCATCTTGGCAAATTTGTTGTAGAGAGGATTTCcacaaattgaaaattgattaGTTGAACAATATAAAGTTGTAACTAAGCGATGCATAAAAGTGATTAGTTGTATGAGTTATGTCTCATTAGGGATATATATAACATGATGATCTGCCTAAAAGGAGCAACAGAATGATCAACTATCATTTCGTTCGAGAATCCAAACTCtcttagctcttcttctgtgtGGTGTATTGACAAGCAGTACCAGCAAATTCTAAACAGAGTTTCAGTTGACAGTTCTTTCTACGCTAATCTAATACAAGAGAGATTGTAAACATGATCCGAAGGTGCGTTTTTTATTCAAGTTGGGTTCAAACCAGGATGCAAGATTAGTACCTTCCACCGTAGCCTCTTTCCATAACAATCATGCTTCCATTACCAAAGTTGTTGAGGCCATCAAACTGCTCCACTGTCCACTTGTACCATCTCATCAGAAACACTCTCAGCGTTAGGCAATGCGAAACTATCACCAAGTTGATGTTTGAATTTCTCTCCCCTGGTGGCTGAAACCTTCCCTCTTCGATATCCGATTTCAATGTTTCTCTGAATCCTGCAATTCACATTTCAATGTTACTACACTAATccaatgaaaacaaaaattggTAATTTGTGGAGAAGCTCCGTGTACCTGTAATCCTATCATAAACATCAGCTGCAGATTCCCCATTAGGAAACCGGTAAAAGAATCGACCGTAAAGCATACGCATAGCTTTATCAAGTCTCATCTTCTCCCTATCCTGAAAATTCCCTTTAAAAGTGTAACAAGAGTACAAGACCAAAATCTGTTAAAATATTTCTGTTGAGTAATGCACATTTAGAAAACTATCATGCTTTGAAAAGCGAAGTTTTTCTCTCCTGCTAGACAATTTGACATATTATGTTGTCAAGCTATCGATCTAAATTTTAGCTTCATTAGCAAGATAAAAGTATGTCAATACCGGCCTAGAAAGAGCAACTATAAGCTTCAATGGTCTTCTATGGGTTGTAAGAGTAATTGTTGGGGGACAAATATACTGAATAGGCCCCTGCATAGATGAAATATGTATTCCCTTTATCTCATCTTAAATACGAATTCCTTCCTATCACCTGAAAACTTGAACACTAGAAGTTACGAGATTTGTTTTGGGATGTAATTAGACTTGTCATCTAGATGGTGTACCCTAATGTTGAAACTAACCTGAACTAACCCTATATGGAATGCACTTACCAAAATCTTGCTCTCTTAAGCGAGGTTCTTCTCTCATGCCAGCAATTCTTGAGCGCTCAAATGCTTTCCCTAACCCCTTGAGTGTTTCAACTGTTCTTCTATAAGGAGACACATAGAAGTAGACCTTCCAATCATGCACTTGTCTTTTTTCAATCATCTCCTTGATCCTCTTCCCGCATTCCTCAGCATCAGCCATACCTTTCTCGGTCAATCGGATCTTTGGATTAGAAACTCTAGTGTAGACGCTCTCATCCACATTTCCTTCACTCTGCCCATGCCGAACCAAAATTATCCGGCGAGGCCGTGGAGGTGGAACTTTATTAGTATTAGTACTACTACTAGTACCTGATTTTCTATGAGAGTACAGTTTTTCAGGAAGACCACCAAACCCATTACCAGAATGTTCAATAGTATCCCTGGGGCTTGCACAGCATATAACTGCTAACAACCCTTTGTTGAGAAAATTGGATAGGTGAAGAAAGAGTTGCATTTTTGGGGAAGCAGGACATGTAAAACAAGGAAGCAGAAGAGCACAATTGAGTCACTGCCATGAGTAGCATTCACCACTAGTTTGAACATGCAACTTCTAGTTCTAGTCAAATATATGCACCTGCAAAATTGCTGAGATGTTTCTTTCATGTGCATATGAAGATCAATTGTCAAATCAAATCGGGTGCTCTCGGTGTGTTTTATGAATTTATGTGGTGAAAATTTGGGAGGTGTTTTCAATTTTTGTGGTGTTGTACACTTTGATTAGTTCATTTGTTTTGTATGGACAGAAGGGCGTGAACTGAACGGTGGAAATACAATTAGGTGCTTCGCTCCTCGGGCAAGGTTTTTGTCTTCAACTAGAGGGGTCCTTACCTTTGGGTCCCAATTGGTCTGTCTTGTGGGATGAGCTCTTTAAGGAGCTGAGTATAAAGACCAGTATAATCCCATTTGATTCTTGGGAAAGACAGGATGAACGAaatgagaaattcttaggtgggctttccccaccacgtgggtTTAGAGCCAACCaatcagaagaaagaaaattttctctctttttcaaaACTGCCCTGCTCCCTAAAatgcaatacccaaaacactcccCTACTGGGTAGTGATTGATCCgccccaccacgtggctttagAGTTGCCCCACGCAAGATTCTCTGAAGGAATAATTTGTGTTAGTGACTAGATCAGAGTCAAATAAATTCATTTGTATGGTTTTGATGGTAAGAGAAGATTGGGCTGATGATGTATGGATCTGTGTGTTTTATTGGGTTTCAATGTTTGAGACTTTCTTTGCACCACATTAAGCACATCTTGAATTCTTGATAGGAATGAAGGGTAAGGGAAAGTGGACCAACTTCTAATTTTATCATACTATATGCATCTATATAAATTTATCCTACAGAGGACTTttacaaatttgaaatttgcaTACTCTCATTTATGGGATCTAATTTAATAACTGGAATCAGTTATTCTCTAGTTCACTTGTAAGAACTAATTTAAGTGGAAAACCATTAGTCATTTTGATATTCTATTGATCTAGTTTTCCTTTAAATAAAAGTATATGAATTTATTGTGAGATTGATTATTGaataataatttataaaaaaaatgaacgAATCCAATCACTAAATTATAGATATCTAAAACACACttattttgatattttcttcttgattttttctattggaacctccaaatttacttacttgacctcctatattttttacacctcctatcaaattttcaaatactaaatttactcactaaacctcattAAAGTtactcaaataacctcactcatatagtttgcaaacaaactattatctttaaaataaaaaacttagtcatttcaatgatttaattactcatGCCATCAAATTCCTAAAGAAAATATGCTCTCCTCTCTGACTCTCGAAAGAGAGATATCTCGACGGCGGCTAGCTCCGGCTGATGGCAGTCCTGCATCTTCGACGACAAAGGGGGTCATTCTACTTCTCTCTCGTTTGCCTCTTGGTGGTGACGGCAGGTTTCCTCGACGGCGCCCCTTGCTATTAGGTTGCggcctttttcttttcattgcgGCTGTCAACTGTTACGGTAGTACTGGTGTTTCTGGAACCGATCTGGGGTTGGTTTGGAGGGGGCTCGATGGGAACTTGGTTTCTCTTCGGGAGATTGACTCGAGATCGGGGCTTGGAGTAGTTTGGGTTTGGGAGCCAGGAGCTTTTAGATCCATGGCCAATGCTGCTGGTCAGAGTGTGGCAGCGGTGAGTTATTGGTTTCAGGCTGGGATGGAGCTCACTGGCCTACTGGTTTGCCAGTGATTTATCCTTGTTTGAGCGGTGACGACGGCTTTGGGTCGATTGGGATGGTAAGAGAAGGGATCGACTGTTTTCAGCGGGCAAGCTTGGTGTTGTAGGTGTCGACGACGGCGAGCTTGTTCTTTGTGGAGGCGGCGGTGATGGTAGTTGAGGCGGCAATTTCCTCCTTAGGGTTGCGATTAACCCTAGAGCCTGTAATAAGTGGGCCTTTTGGTCTTGGGTCCTTGGCATCCTTGATCGAGCTGATTCAGGCCCAAAAGGATTTTATGGACTTTTGAGTTGTTCTTTTTTCTAATATTTAATTTTTGTATGGGTCGCAAAATCTAGTGCTCGGTTGAAACATTTATTTAAACAGCTTATGAGCAtttaggttttgttagaataatagTGCGTgaatttcctaaaaggtggatGTACTCTGGATTGCAGAGTCTCTATTTGTTTATAATAAGTTTTTTGTGAGTCCTAAAGGATGACTCTTTATTGTTGACTCCATTAGGGTGTGTcgtttggtactgcttgctgaattataaaatcgGGTTGATCTCtttcgattcaaaaaaaaaaagatttaattactctataaatcttaattacatatctattctttaatcagacaacataaatctctttttcaataaaaaaaatcaaacacaaggtattgatttttaaaaattaattactaatcaacaagaaaataacatgaactattctgtggtttttttttcttcttctttttagctttgcaaaagaaaaatgaagattaattatttaaatatttgtttagtttattttaattgctagatcatttttttttttttgcaaatataatggatggACTAAGACTTCcgtcataatatgatttattttgttttcactCACCAATATGAGTTCAAcatgtatatcatacatttttatgtcacatgatctgaatcgtagttttaattcttattaaatatatatgaatgctttaatgagtatgtagtgaaattagaaaatgtaaatagataaggaaaataataaagaatccAATCTAATATTAGTGAATTGGA encodes the following:
- the LOC133745857 gene encoding uncharacterized protein LOC133745857 — protein: MQLFLHLSNFLNKGLLAVICCASPRDTIEHSGNGFGGLPEKLYSHRKSGTSSSTNTNKVPPPRPRRIILVRHGQSEGNVDESVYTRVSNPKIRLTEKGMADAEECGKRIKEMIEKRQVHDWKVYFYVSPYRRTVETLKGLGKAFERSRIAGMREEPRLREQDFGNFQDREKMRLDKAMRMLYGRFFYRFPNGESAADVYDRITGFRETLKSDIEEGRFQPPGERNSNINLVIVSHCLTLRVFLMRWYKWTVEQFDGLNNFGNGSMIVMERGYGGRDTIEHYGNGFAGFPQKHYSHKESGTSTSKTKTPPPRPRRIILVRHGQSEGNVDEGVYTRVSDPKIGLTEKGVTDAEKCGRRIREMIEEDQVHNWKVYFYVSPYKRAVDTLKGLGKSFERSRIAGMREEPRLREQDFGNFQDREKMRVEKAIRMRYGRFFYRFPNGESAADVYDRITGFRETLKSDIDVGRFQPPGQRNPNINLVIVSHGLTLRVFLMRWYKWTVEQYERLNNFSNGSMVVMERGYGGRYSLSVHHEEEELREFGLSDEMLTDQEWQKYAKPGELNYDCPTLNSFFTHFGEDDDGAAEEEEY